One window of the Cryptomeria japonica chromosome 7, Sugi_1.0, whole genome shotgun sequence genome contains the following:
- the LOC131056573 gene encoding leucine-rich repeat receptor protein kinase HPCA1-like, with translation MTKHSRQSTLTCIFVVISALSGSHLSLVFSISAISEAPQSKMGCNNLCGNTTIPYPFYLKPCDNTNNDFGLECYNNSTLMITLNKVSYTVTSIDPDSIIINPNRSSCDINLQKFTIDGIRSYAISNSNIIQFSDCKNLRNCTFSCSIPATGNDEQCKLVNTCCNYLENDTLWQPGYPDFTQFSQMQCKGFTSWVLSSVIPNRLENYGLKLGWALMGNCTTFRCDANALCANAIYVKGGVRSACKYGYKGDGFNEGAGCRRDLARGGKNNGVKIGSIIRGILVVPLVLVLMFIYRRRYTRKPDLPVMVPNNVSTRSFSIEELKTATHNFSQEIDKGGFGTVFYGKLLDGKEIAVKIDLLSRVNHKNLVWLLGYCNSSKELMLVYEYVGGGSLRDHFHGSLANSSALDWKARIRVALDAVEGLEYMHSRSRPKIIHRDVKSSNILLDLNMREKAVDFGLSKILQDDRISHVTTTIKGTMGYLDPDNKKLTERSDVYSFGVVLLEIICGTKSIEDAVSEEEEVNLVRWVMLHAEANKDIPSRLTNIIDNKMSLGENEMQCFNCVVNLALQCVDREGSKRPTMNEIVAGIRVVMLYIEPQDINAEKSVDALPTEGYNSADCSSSLHHAGR, from the exons ATGACGAAACATTCTAGGCAAAGCACCCTTACTTGTATTTTTGTAGTTATTTCAGCCTTATCGGGTTCACACCTGTCTCTGGTTTTCTCAATTAGTGCAATCTCTGAAGCACCTCAGAGCAAAATGGGTTGCAATAATCTTTGTGGGAATACAACAATTCCATATCCATTTTATCTTAAGCCCTGCGATAATACTAATAACGACTTTGGACTTGAATGCTACAACAATTCCACTTTGATGATTACATTGAACAAGGTTAGCTACACTGTGACCAGCATTGATCCAGATAGCATCATTATTAATCCTAATAGGTCTTCTTGTGATATAAACCTACAGAAATTCACTATCGATGGTATAAGAAGCTATGCAATTTCCAATAGTAACATTATCCAGTTCTCTGATTGTAAAAATTtgagaaattgtacttttagttgCAGCATTCCTGCTACCGGAAATGATGAACAATGCAAGCTTGTAAATACCTGCTGCAACTATCTTGAGAATGATACACTCTGGCAACCTGGATATCCTGACTTTACCCAATTCTCCCAGAtgcagtgcaaaggtttcactagCTGGGTGCTTTCAAGTGTCATTCCTAATCGCCTTGAAAATTATGGGCTGAAACTGGGGTGGGCTCTTATGGGAAACTGCACAACATTTAGATGTGATGCCAATGCACTCTGCGCTAATGCCATATATGTCAAAGGTGGTGTAAGGTCCGCTTGTAAGTATGGCTATAAAGGAGACGGATTTAATGAAGGGGCTGGTTGCCGTAGAG ATCTAGCCAGAGGTGGTAAAAACAATGGGGTAAAGATTGGATCAATCATTCGCGGCATCCTCGTTGTTCCATTGGTCTTGGTATTGATGTTTATCTATCGTAGAAGATACACTCGAAAACCAG ATTTACCGGTCATGGTACCGAACAATGTCAGTACTCGTTCATTTAGCATAGAAGAGCTGAAGACAGCGACACATAATTTCAGCCAAGAGATCGATAAAGGAGGTTTTGGAACCGTCTTCTATGGCAAGTTACTGGATGGAAAAGAAATTGCTGTAAAA ATTGATCTTCTCTCAAGAGTGAATCATAAGAACTTGGTGTGGTTGCTTGGCTACTGCAACTCCTCTAAGGAACTTATGCTTGTTTATGAATACGTGGGTGGAGGATCGCTCAGGGATCACTTTCATG GTTCTTTGGCAAACTCCTCTGCCCTAGACTGGAAAGCTAGGATTCGAGTAGCTCTAGATGCAGTAGAAG GTTTGGAATATATGCATTCGAGGTCCAGACCGAAAATCATTCACAGAGATGTGAAGAGTTCAAACATCCTCCTAGACTTGAATATGAGGGAAAAAGCCGTAGATTTTGGGCTTTCAAAAATTCTTCAAGATGATCGGATCTCTCATGTGACTACCACGATTAAAGGAACCATGGGATACCTGGATCCAGA TAACAAGAAGTTGACAGAGAGAAGTGATGTATATAGCTTTGGAGTGGTCCTGTTAGAGATTATATGTGGGACAAAATCAATCGAAGATGCAGTTtctgaagaagaagaagtcaacctTGTGAGATGG GTAATGCTCCATGCAGAGGCAAACAAAGACATCCCTTCTCGCTTGACCAACATCATAGATAACAAGATGTCTTTGGGCGAAAATGAGATGCAATGTTTCAATTGTGTTGTTAATCTTGCATTGCAATGTGTAGATAGAGAAGGATCCAAGAGACCCACCATGAATGAGATTGTGGCAGGGATAAGAGTGGTTATGCTTTACATCGAGCCTCAAGACATAAATGCTGAAAAATCTGTGGATGCCTTGCCAACAGAGGGATATAATTCAGCTGATTGTAGCAGTAGCCTCCATCACGCTGGCAGATGA